A region of the Apium graveolens cultivar Ventura chromosome 6, ASM990537v1, whole genome shotgun sequence genome:
CAGCTAATTGCAAGCTTTGAGCGTGTCTTTGTAATCATACACATACACCATGTAAACTTCTACTAAATAGTACTAAACCTGCAAATTTCCTATTTACAAAGTTTGGTGCCCACGAATTCCCCACGGCTTTCACTTATCTTcctttacatatatatatatatttatttatcacTTCCTCTTTTTAGTATACCAACGTGAGCTTACCAGCTCTCCTTTTAGTAAAACACCTACCTTGCCAAAAATACTAACTTATTATACATTTATTTAATATTGCATTTTATTTCTATTTAGATATGGCTGACTCTATAAATAGCGGCTTAACGAATATTGACCAAAACCAACCTCCTATTCACATTGTACCCCAAAGTCACCAATTTTCCAATACTAGCAATACAACCCGCACGTGTGACACTAAGTCCCTTACTAAACCCAAACCACCAAAATCCATCATGCCAACCACCTCCTCCTCTGGTAGCCGTCCGGCAACCGGGAAGCACCCTACGTACCGCGGGATCCGAAGCCGAAGCGGGAAGTGGGTTTCTGAGATTCGTGAGCCTCGTAAGACAACACGAATATGGCTTGGCACTTATCAAACACCCGAGATGGCTGCTGCAGCTTATGATGTGGCCGCTTTGGCACTTAAAGGGAGTGATGCTGTTATTAACTTCCCTAATCATGTTCATTGGTATCCGGTACCGGGGTCTGCTTCCCCGACCGCGATACGTAATGCGGCTGGAGCTGCAGCTGCTTTGATTGGATCACAAACTGGGGAGATCAAATCAGTGTCTGCAGATGAATTTAATTGTTCTGCAGCTAGTGTGTTTACGGAGAGTGGTGATCATGAGTTTGTTGATGAGGAAGCATTGTTTGATATGCCTAATTTGCTAGCGGATATGGCAGAAGGAATGTTAATGAGTCCACCAAGAATGAACTCTCCACCGGTTCAACAAAATTATCCACAAGATAATTACGATGATTCTCTGTGGGGTTATTTTTAACAATCTACCAAATATAATAAAAGTATGGTATTGAAAAAAAGTACTAATTGATCAAGGGTTTTTGTCAAGGCTGCACCTTCTCCCTAAGAAATATGGTTTTACTGGGAAAAAAAATGAATGGTAAGGATTTTTGAACCATGGATTTTGGGGGAAAAAACAAAAGAAGGATGCATGGATCTTGCAA
Encoded here:
- the LOC141667533 gene encoding ethylene-responsive transcription factor ERF027-like; the encoded protein is MADSINSGLTNIDQNQPPIHIVPQSHQFSNTSNTTRTCDTKSLTKPKPPKSIMPTTSSSGSRPATGKHPTYRGIRSRSGKWVSEIREPRKTTRIWLGTYQTPEMAAAAYDVAALALKGSDAVINFPNHVHWYPVPGSASPTAIRNAAGAAAALIGSQTGEIKSVSADEFNCSAASVFTESGDHEFVDEEALFDMPNLLADMAEGMLMSPPRMNSPPVQQNYPQDNYDDSLWGYF